A region of the Peromyscus leucopus breed LL Stock chromosome X, UCI_PerLeu_2.1, whole genome shotgun sequence genome:
ACTTTCCTAAAGTATTGTAATTTCTAAATGCATTAGAAATGATTATcctccccagcactcgggaggcagagccaggcggatctctgtgagttcgaggccagcctgggctaccaagtgagtcccaggaaaggcgcaaagctacacagagaaaccccgtcttgaaaaaccaaaaaaaaaaaaaaaagaaagaaagaaagaaatgattatcCTTATATCCTTAAAACTCCATAGATAAAAGTGTATAAGTATCACTCTTACCCCTAATCAAAGGAACTTCTTTTTCAGCACAGGGAGATCATGCagaaattcacaactggtcaaGATGCAGAGAACAAATAGCTGTGGGGTCCCCAACTATAGTTGATCCATCTAGAATACAACCCTCACACtgaaggctcagagaacattataGAAGCAGCGGAGGAAagactgcaagagccagaggactagcCTGTCTGCTGGGTCTCTGTATGACAGGGGAGCTGCACCAATGTAACCTTAACAATAAGGTTACCTGAAAAAGACCAGCACAATGACCCTGTAAGTTGACCTGCCAACATGgctgggggaaatctcacaaggctctACCCCTAGATAAAGAACTATAGGGAAAAACTATAGCAGCGTAATGGTTGCTGAGAGATGAATAAGTCTTTTGCAGAGCTGAGGCCCATGGCAGGTTATACAGCCCTTAATGGTCTACCCTAAACACATACACCTATGAGCAATGCCAAATAGACTCATCAggctatatttatttaaaatatgtatgcatgtatacatgtgtgtatgaatgtatgtatgtttatatatgggatgataataataataatagaagacAAAGACGATGATGATGACATGACGATGAAGAAGAAGAGGGCATGCATTTGAGAGGGAGAAATACAGGCTGAGTTGGAGTCAGTGCAACAGGAAATGATGCACATGACGTACATGCAGaactcacatatgaaattctgaaataaattacatttacCACTACAATAATGCCTAGTAGTATGGAGTCAAGCCTGTGACTACAAAAATATCAGGCTTGTCTACTATAGTCATGTcaattcctgtttcttctcctgctcctgtttcctcacttttctgtttcctcttcttttctcctcttgccATAGCCAAGGTACTTTGTGTACATTTACGAAACAAGCTTCAccttttttttgcttattttactGCAAAATCGTTATGAACTAGGACTTTGGCATCTTCTGTGTCAAATACTCTACATGAAATATGGTGAGCTTTCCAGGAGGTTTGGACAATTAacattatactgaaatgtgaataTCCAACATGCTCATCTAAAAGTTATAGGTAACATCATCTTCCATGTAAACTCAACAAGACGTTCATAGGTGTTTGATGTTTTAGAAATCTCCTGCACTGGTCCACAGACATAGGCATCTATTGTACATGCAGCCTTCAGCACACTATATGCTGAAGTCCAATTTTCCATGCTTTAGTCATCATATGTGCTCAATTTCTTTTCAAGTGTGTCTACCTCAAACCTAATGTTATGAATGGAACAGATTAATGGAAAATATACCTTGTCTGAGTCAAATTGCACAAATAAGTAGCAGGATTtgcttcttttcatctttttttttgaatttatatAAGTTTACATCCATGGCATGCAAGCAAGGGAGATTGACTTCACaacattaaaatagaattttgtgGAGCTAGGTTGACACCTCACTCATTAAAGTGCTTGGCATCCAAGTCTAGAATTTATGTTATCTCAATGCTGGAGAGAAGGAAACCTGGGAACATCCAAGtttacatagcaagctccagaccAATGAAAGATTCAgtcaaaaaataagataacaaAGCCAGAGTCTCTTTggactttaaaatttttcctatgcaccttattttatttttgttcaatcAAATAAACAGAGGGTCGTCCTGTGGggggaaaacaaaataagacagaagATGGACAGTATTCCAGCAATAAACCTGAGGTTGCGTTCCatcttccatacacacacacacacacacacacacacacacacacacacacacatccccaaatATGCTGAATAtagacaagaaagaagaaagaaattgaagaatttgATGGAAAGTGTATGTAGTGGATTGGGAGAGCCCTCATTTTAGTCCCAGCCCTGGGACTTCAAGCTCTGTGGTAAGGAGGATGTGCACTCTAGCCTCCCCAGCTTTCATTTAATAATCTAGGAGAAATGGAATAGAGGTCAGAGCGATCCTATCAAAGTTGtcagtaaaatgtaaaaaaacataTGACATATGGTCAGTCCTCAAATAAAGAGCCGTGGGGCTTCTGATACTGCAATTAAAGGGACAAAAGGCTGGTGAGCTGGGTCAGTAGGGAAAGGATGCCatgcctgaggatcagagtttAATCTCTGGGATCCATCCAAAAGTGgtcatctgacttccacacttaTGCTAGGGCGTATGCACCcatcctcaaattaaaaaaatgtgaaacaaCCTAAAAAGAGGAAATGCAGATAGTTTTATGAGAACATAAGGACCATTACAGAATAGAATGTCTCCTGCAGTCCAGAAATCAGTGTGCACTTCTGGGATGTGGGCTGATCATAAAAAGCTATTGGTAGAAGTTTAGGAAGGTTTATGACTTTTCATCCTACTAGTTGCTGTACTTTGGAAAACTGAGATTAAAATCTGTGatgttttttcaaatgttttaaataacctgaaagatggaaaaaataacagcaaatgtCTGTTCTCCACCGAGCCTCAGATAACCAGAAGACAATGCTGGGTCAGAGGTCACAACCAAGATGCCACTGGGACACATGGCacagctctccagagcaggccACTGTTGTTGGTGCCACATGAAGCTTTTCAGAGAAACTAAGGGAGCTACCATTTCCCCATCTGTTTTAACCCCAGACATTATCTGCCTTATCCTTATATTTATCAAGTGAACTTGCACCTTTTTGAAATAGCTGCTGACAATCACAAGTCTGGCTAGCCTCTGAGGGTGCTGAGTTCATTGTATGTGGGCCTGCGGGTGGCAGGGTGATGGATAAAGAGATTATATTCTGCCAGAGCTGGTTTGGgctttggggaagaaaaggaatccTGAGCAGGACATTATTTCAGACACAGAAACTTACTCTGCAACAAAGGACCCTGCCCAGGATCTGTGCTCCTCTGAAGCAGGCAGGACATGTACAGAGCAAGCCTTCCATCTCTCTAACAGTGCCAGGGGCTGTGCCCTTTCCGTAACACAGTGGGAATCAGTGTGGACTTCGGCAGCCTTTGgtcaatggggctggagagagtgtTCAAAAGGAGGAGATTCTGAGAGGCTCAGGACAAGGAGGAATCCCTGCATGGGCTGAGGAGCCAGAGCAGCCAGAATGGGGACAGCACTGAGACAGGAGCTGGGGAAGCTGAGGGGACTTCCTGAGCTGGAGGCTTCCTGGGCAGTCCATTCTGCGCACCCCGGATTTGCCATCATGAACCTGTCTAGCGGCTGCTAGATACTGAAGCATTGCATCAAATCTTAATGTCATCCCTCCCCATATGCAATGATGCTGTCTTCTTCAAAGGGATTTTAAGATTGGACAAAAGAAGATGCATGCAACACCTACTGCAGTATACATGATGAGCACTGTCTCTAAATATTAGTCTCGGGTTTATGTTGTTAGTAATAACAgggcttttccttttgtttatttaatattagAAATTGTTTTCTCCCCTACAAAACATCACATTAGTCACAAAAGGcagagaagaagcttctctgattacaCAGTGATTCAACCTGCAATCACATCAGGAATGCTGGGGTCTTTTGTGTTCCAGCCATTGTATCCCTGAGGGAACATTTGCTGAATTACCTGCTGGAGATCCACTATACAGCCACTGCCATTCCCCAGGGagaaaaaggtgtgtgtggtACACACAGAACAGAGATCTGGGGCGGCGGGTGTGGATGTTGATGTGAAAAGCGCAGCCCCCCACCTTCTTGTGTGAAAAGACATATGGAGAGCTGCCCCAGGCTTAAGGAAACTCATTTCATGCAACTCAGAGACTCAAGAGGAAAGATCCTTTGGGAGCCATGGAACTTTGTTCACAAATTTATTCAGTCGATGTGTTTTGAGTCCTTGGTAGACACTAGGGCTCAGGGACTATGCTGGCTCACCAGGAACAAAGGGCATGTTTCAGGGCAGCACCCAGCCTTACCCTCCCCCATCAAGCAGACAGAGAGCCATAGGACCATTCATTGGAGCTATGATAGGAGAGAAGCCAAAGGGAactttcaaattcaaggccagaggGCGGAACTCGTGCACAGTGGGAGTGAGCACCAGGTCCCAAAAGTCTCTTGGAAGAGTTGGGCTTCCTGAGGGACTTGCcccatttcatagatgagaaCTATTGAGGGCAATGGCTTCTCTGGGAAAGAAGACTAGCCACTAAGCAAAATCCTTTTCTAGACTGATGATAGAATCCGACATCTTCTTTTGGCTATCATCTCATTCCATTTTATCTTGCAGGGGTAACTGGGCTTTCAAAGTGTGAAGTCACATGGCAAGGAGCCACAGGTGTTATTACCGGGAACCCTGGAGGTATTCAgaggcttttaaaaagaaatcagatgtTACGGAgtacatgaaaatggaaaataccTTTCAATGAAGTCAGCAATCCTTACCAAAGTGAACTCTTTCCCCAAGAAGACAGCTATGAACATCAAGCTAAACCACAGCCTACTTCAGCTCTGTACAAAAGTCTTTAGCAAGAGCAAGGTGATTTCAAGAGAATGCAGGCTTGCCTAAGAAGGGATGGGGAGACATTCGGTGCCCTAAGAAATCTAGAAGTCTAcaagagagaaggaatgagagaaaccttagagaaattttttaaaaagtatggttGAAGTTTTGTGTTAATTTTGGGCTCTGGGAAGCTGCTTCTCTGGCAAGAGGTCAGTGTGATCAAAGCACACCGACCTTTGCAATCTCCAAATGAAAACCACtgggccagggaaatggctcactAGGCAAagtgcttgaggacctgagttccgatCCACACCACCCACATACAAGCCAGGCTGCAATCACAGTGCCAGGAAGCCTCTAGAAACGGAGACTCTGAATCCCTGGGGCTTTCTAGTCTAGTGCAGCCTAATTGTGGAAAACCTGTCCCCAAAGTCATAATGGGGGGAGAGCAATGGAAGCAGTGGAGGAAGAAACCTTTGCCCACCTTGGGCCTACACCTGTTcagagagtacacacacacacacacacacacacacacacacacacacacacaccccgtttTCAAGGATCACCAAAGCCCTGAATGCTCATCTGTGAGCAGGCCAGGAAAGGGTGCAGTGTGTGAGGATGGAGGCTGACAGGGAATCCACGACTTGGTGGGGGTGCTGCTCCAAAATCATCTTGCACTGGGGTTGAAACAAGGGTTGTGACAAGGAGTCCCGGGGTTCCATGACTGGGAAACTAGGGGACAGACAGGCTATGCCAACTGTGAACAGGGTTTGTGTGCCAGTGTTTAAGACAAGGGCTGAGCCAAGATGGTTGACAAGCCGCAGAAGAGAACCTGTTGAAGAAAGCAAGCTGCATGTGACTCAGCAAAGATTATTCTGGCAAGACTGCCATTGGTCATTCTGGCGACACCCTGCCTTCTGCCTAGAAATAAGGCAAGTGCTGATCATAATGGGAGAGGTTGATGACGCGGACCTCGACCCTGCAGCCTGTGccttgctgggggtgggagggggaagctggCCCCCGCCGCTGCCATGTCTGGCCCACACTCACACGTGGTGGGACCCTGCGCAATGTCACAATGGGGTGCACCTCCCCAGCGCACAGGGAGCTAGAAGCTTCCCAGGCACAGCGGTGAGGGGCGCCTGCGCAGTGAGCCAGCGGCGTCGTGCGTTGCGGGAGTCGAGAGACCCCCGCCTCCGCCCCTCGCCCTCCGCCGCGCGCGCGCACGCGGGCCCGgccacgcgcgcgcacgcgtctCACCTCGCTCAACCCCTGCCTGGGCGGCCGGGCGGCAGAGCGAGCGCGCGATCGCGGACAGGCAAGCGGGCAAGCAGGCAAGCGGGCAAGCAGGCGGGTAAGCAGGCAAGCTGGCGGGCGGGCAAGCGggcaagcaggcaagcaggcGGGTAAGCAGGCAAGCTGGCGGGCGGGCAAGCGGGCAAGCAGGCGGGTAAGCAGGCAAGCGGGCGGGCAAGCGGGCAAGcgggcaagcaagcaagcaggcggGTAAGCGGGCGGGCGGGCAAGCGGGCAAGCGGGCGGGAGGGCGGGGACCGCGCACGGTCCAGTCGGGGGCTGTGCGGAGGCGCGGGCTCCGGGCTCCCGGCTCCAGGCGGCGGAAGCGGCGCCTCCAATCAGGCAGCGGGCTCGCGACCCTCGGCGTACCCGGCTGGCGCTGCCCGCCCCGGACTCACTGACGCGCCGGCTCGCCCCCGCCCCGCGCCCGCCCCCGCCTAGTCTCCCCGGGCTCGGGCTCGGCTCAGACTCCGCTCTGCTCTTCTCTTCTGCAGCCCTCGCTCTCCCTGCCCGCAGCAGCTCCTCCTTGGCTGCGCGGCGGCGGCCCGCTCGGCATCTGCAAGCGACCACACACagtcggcggcggcggcggcggcagcagcggcgagGATGAAGTGCAAGCCGAACCAGACGCGGACCTACGACCCCGAGGGCTTCAAGAAGCGCGCCGCGTGCCTGTGCTTCCGCAGCGAGCGCGAAGACGAGGTGCTCCTGGTGAGCAGCAGCCGCTACCCCGACCGCTGGATCGTGCCCGGCGGGGGCATGGAGCCCGAGGAGGAGCCGGATGGCGCGGCGGTGCGCGAGGTGTACGAGGAGGCGGGAGTCAAGGGGAAGTTGGGCCGGCTGCTTGGTGTCTTCGAGCAGAACCAGGACCGCAAGCACCGGACCTACGTGTTCGTGCTCACCGTCACCGAGCTGCTGGAGGATTGGGAAGACTCGGTCAACATCGGCAGGAAGCGAGAGTGGTTCAAGATCGAAGATGCCATCAAGGTCCTCCAGTGCCACAAGCCCGTGCATGCCGAGTACCTGGAGAAACTGAAGCTGGGCGGCTCCCCGACTAATGGAAACTCGGCCGCCCCGTCCCTGCCGGAGAGCGAGCCCTAGTATGTACCGCTCCCGCCCGCCCGGACTCCCGCCTGTCGCCTCCCCGCActtgcctcctgcctgcctgcctgccaggagAGCACCTCTCCTGCCCTGTGCGTCCGCACGGGCAGGAGGGAGgcttcttttgtttccttggcaggcagacctctgaatCACGCTTGCAAACTGTCTCTGTTGCCAGGCGCTGTTTGCAGACAAATTGCACGTTTTTTCACATGCTTTTCTAATCGCTTCTTGGTGACACTGTAAAAATCTTGCggtcagccagagctgcatgGGATTTCGTGAAAGGTGCCTTAACTGCTTGCCCTGCTCTTCATAGAGggtgtgcttctctctctctctctctctctctctctctctctctctctctctctctctctctctctctctctctgtgtgtgtgtgtgtgtgtgtgtgtgtgtgtgtgtgtgtgtgtgtgttcgcgcgcGCGCATATGCACACGCGTGCGTGTCTGTCTGCCCtgtgatgttttgtttgggtggtgtt
Encoded here:
- the LOC114710002 gene encoding diphosphoinositol polyphosphate phosphohydrolase 3-alpha, with the protein product MKCKPNQTRTYDPEGFKKRAACLCFRSEREDEVLLVSSSRYPDRWIVPGGGMEPEEEPDGAAVREVYEEAGVKGKLGRLLGVFEQNQDRKHRTYVFVLTVTELLEDWEDSVNIGRKREWFKIEDAIKVLQCHKPVHAEYLEKLKLGGSPTNGNSAAPSLPESEP